Proteins from one Desertifilum tharense IPPAS B-1220 genomic window:
- a CDS encoding peptidoglycan-binding protein has translation MALNQSRFKLNSFGILSAVALLPVALGSVAPVAAQTLDTDTNNNWTQQPGMTQDNQQQLGAIDDPDEMMLLGLGSQGSEVEQLQGFLQQQGYYQDDIDGIFGPNTQAAVTEFQAENDLAVDGLVGPETWNAISDSLAASPQPGTQQPGTQPGTGLQQPGTQQPGTQPGTGLQQPGTQQPGTQPGTGLQQPGTQQPGTQPGTGLQQPGTQQPGTQPGTGLQQPGTQQPGTQPGTGVQPGTQQPGTQPGTGVQPGTQQPGTQPGTGLQQPGTQQPGTQPGTGVQPGTQQPGGTTNF, from the coding sequence ATGGCTCTTAATCAATCTCGTTTTAAGCTAAACTCTTTTGGTATTCTTTCAGCAGTTGCCTTGCTGCCTGTCGCGTTGGGTTCTGTCGCTCCTGTGGCGGCTCAGACCCTGGATACTGATACAAATAACAACTGGACGCAACAGCCTGGTATGACCCAGGATAATCAACAGCAATTGGGTGCTATTGATGACCCAGACGAAATGATGCTGTTGGGTTTAGGTAGCCAAGGTTCAGAAGTAGAACAACTGCAAGGCTTTTTACAACAACAAGGTTACTATCAAGACGATATTGACGGTATTTTTGGCCCCAATACTCAGGCTGCTGTGACTGAGTTTCAAGCTGAGAATGATTTAGCTGTCGATGGACTGGTTGGGCCTGAAACCTGGAATGCTATTAGTGATTCCTTGGCGGCGTCTCCTCAACCCGGAACTCAACAACCAGGGACTCAACCGGGAACCGGACTTCAACAGCCTGGAACTCAACAACCAGGGACTCAGCCGGGAACCGGACTTCAACAGCCTGGAACTCAACAACCAGGGACTCAGCCGGGAACGGGACTTCAACAGCCTGGAACTCAACAACCGGGGACTCAACCGGGAACGGGACTTCAACAACCTGGAACTCAACAACCGGGGACTCAGCCGGGAACCGGACTTCAACAGCCTGGAACTCAACAACCAGGGACTCAACCGGGAACGGGGGTTCAGCCTGGAACTCAACAACCAGGGACTCAACCGGGAACAGGAGTTCAACCTGGAACTCAACAACCAGGGACTCAACCGGGAACGGGACTTCAACAACCCGGAACTCAACAACCGGGGACTCAGCCGGGAACGGGGGTTCAGCCTGGAACTCAACAACCGGGCGGTACCACTAACTTTTAA
- a CDS encoding NADPH-dependent FMN reductase, producing MTTSPKILAFAGSAREASLNKYLVQVAAQGAKNAGAQVTDLDFRDLPLPLYDQDLEAKEGLPENVLKLKTLMKEHQGFLIASPEYNSSVTPLLKNAIDWASRPEPGEPPLALTCFKNKVAAILSTSPGGLGGLRGLVHLRSILGNIGVLVIPQQKTIPNAFQVFNEQGQIQDPDLQADVEQIGAQLATVLAKLI from the coding sequence ATGACTACTTCACCCAAAATTCTCGCCTTTGCCGGAAGCGCCCGCGAAGCCTCCCTCAACAAATACCTCGTACAAGTTGCAGCACAAGGGGCAAAAAATGCCGGGGCCCAAGTCACCGATCTCGACTTCCGAGACTTACCCTTACCCTTATACGACCAAGACCTAGAAGCCAAAGAAGGCTTACCCGAAAACGTTCTCAAGCTCAAAACCTTGATGAAAGAACATCAAGGCTTCTTAATCGCCAGCCCAGAATACAACAGTTCCGTCACCCCCCTCCTCAAAAATGCCATCGACTGGGCCTCGCGACCCGAACCCGGAGAACCCCCCTTAGCCTTAACCTGCTTCAAAAACAAAGTCGCAGCCATCCTAAGTACCTCCCCTGGCGGTCTAGGCGGCTTGCGCGGTTTAGTTCACCTGCGCTCCATCCTCGGCAACATCGGCGTTTTAGTCATCCCGCAACAGAAAACAATCCCGAACGCCTTTCAAGTCTTTAACGAACAAGGTCAAATTCAAGACCCAGACTTACAAGCAGACGTTGAACAAATCGGCGCTCAACTCGCAACCGTGCTGGCAAAACTGATATAA
- a CDS encoding trehalase family glycosidase, translated as MNSSLDFPSPSGIASIRLYIQQSWHTLTRSHKHLFASAIDPKFPHRQNHPLPVYLSAKADRPRIEQILQRTLTPSEWDKIELRILPESVAQIEEPGLLYLPHPYVVPGGRFNEMYGWDNYFIQLGLWRDGERSLAQNLTDNLLYEIQHYGKILNANRTYYLQRSQPPLLTQMILATYERSQDRTWLASTVSCIEKLYQDWISPPHLHEPTGLSRYFELGEGPAPEAISDERDEQGRTHYDRAIEYYQTHEVTAYDVRQFYDRDRHCLTPLFYKGDRTMRESGFDPSERFGPFNVDIVHYLPVCLNVLLQQMEEQTAQIYQILDQPEIAQTWINRAIQRTQRINEYCWDEQAGLYFDYNFQTQQRRSYEFATTFYPLWAGIASATQAQRLVENLPKFEAPGGLLTSTHVSGNQWDAPFGWAPLHHIAVAGLRRYGYYAAANRLACKFISLVAQEFERWGCIVEKYDVVRCTSQVSDEIEFGYSSNEIGFGWTNGVWLELLETLT; from the coding sequence GTGAACTCATCTCTAGATTTTCCTTCACCTTCTGGGATCGCAAGTATTCGCCTTTATATTCAGCAAAGTTGGCATACCTTAACGCGATCGCACAAACATCTGTTCGCCTCAGCCATCGATCCTAAATTTCCCCATCGCCAAAACCATCCTTTGCCTGTTTACCTTTCTGCCAAAGCAGACCGCCCTCGGATTGAACAAATTTTACAACGCACGCTAACCCCTTCTGAATGGGACAAAATTGAACTGCGTATCTTGCCTGAGAGCGTAGCGCAAATTGAGGAACCGGGCTTGCTGTATTTACCGCATCCCTATGTGGTACCGGGGGGACGGTTTAACGAGATGTACGGGTGGGATAACTACTTTATTCAATTGGGTTTGTGGCGCGATGGAGAAAGATCCCTCGCCCAAAACCTGACTGATAACCTACTTTACGAAATTCAGCACTACGGTAAAATTCTCAACGCCAACCGGACTTATTATCTCCAGCGTTCCCAACCGCCTTTGCTAACTCAAATGATTTTAGCGACGTATGAGCGATCGCAAGACCGAACCTGGCTGGCTTCCACCGTTAGCTGTATCGAAAAACTCTATCAAGATTGGATAAGTCCCCCTCACCTCCACGAACCCACCGGACTGTCGCGCTACTTTGAACTCGGTGAAGGCCCCGCCCCAGAAGCCATCAGCGACGAACGAGACGAACAAGGGAGAACCCACTACGATCGCGCCATTGAATACTATCAGACCCATGAGGTGACGGCTTATGATGTCCGTCAATTTTACGATCGCGATCGCCATTGCCTGACGCCACTATTTTATAAGGGCGATCGCACTATGCGCGAATCCGGCTTTGACCCCTCCGAACGCTTTGGCCCGTTTAACGTCGATATTGTTCACTATCTCCCGGTTTGTCTCAATGTCCTGCTTCAGCAAATGGAAGAACAAACCGCCCAAATCTATCAAATTTTAGACCAACCCGAAATTGCTCAAACCTGGATAAACCGCGCCATCCAACGCACCCAGCGCATCAATGAATACTGCTGGGACGAACAAGCCGGACTCTATTTTGACTACAACTTCCAAACCCAACAGCGCCGTTCCTACGAATTTGCCACCACCTTCTATCCCTTATGGGCGGGAATTGCCAGCGCTACCCAAGCCCAACGCCTAGTCGAAAACCTGCCGAAATTTGAAGCCCCAGGCGGACTCCTCACCAGCACCCATGTGAGTGGCAACCAGTGGGACGCCCCCTTTGGTTGGGCCCCCTTGCATCATATTGCGGTGGCTGGTTTGCGTCGTTATGGCTACTATGCAGCAGCCAACCGCCTCGCCTGCAAATTTATCAGCTTAGTGGCTCAAGAATTCGAGCGCTGGGGTTGTATTGTCGAAAAATATGACGTAGTGCGCTGTACTTCTCAAGTCTCTGATGAAATTGAGTTCGGCTACAGTTCTAACGAAATTGGCTTTGGCTGGACAAATGGGGTTTGGTTGGAGTTACTGGAAACTCTAACTTAA
- a CDS encoding EAL domain-containing protein → MVRRKSPPSNLKTLNRENLLNRITTRIRQSLELQEILDTTAREIRSFLEMDRVKIYRFLPDGNGEVIAESLVNGALPSLLGLCFPASDIPAHAREMFVKVRQRVIVDVVSGQKTLHQLDNPATGDSLAIEDVRYAPVDPCHIEYLTAMGVSSSLVVPILHHNQLWGLLACHHRTPKTHSETDLKIVQLLVDQVSIAIAQADLLARTRQQAEDEAKINQISYLLHAPIESTEIRQTVLEEAVKVLEGCGGRLYITADPTGKPAQIYTCGSQPSLEASRVLEETALWQGIIGSVPPLSDSQAFVNYANASRLSHEDSGFPRSLLFPDVADDFDLGVPVGPYCSLTNPNTLHHHLISHLHIIKDIESEPQLKSALAVFQDTHIRSLLIVPLSYQQQCIGCISIFRSEIETETLWAGRQDCDRRNYRPRASFEAWRETIRGQAKPWTEDDIRLAVAIGIHLYMAVMQKRVEEMIRHQASHDLLTGLPNRILFCDRLTLSLARIQRYGQKLAVIFLDLDAFKTINDTLGHAEGDRLLKSVSLRLKNCLGPDDLVARWGGDEFTILLSAISSSEDAARIAQKILNSLSTPFQFEEDQTHQVTSLHVKASLGIAIAPYDGEDVDTLLKNADAAMYRAKQQGRNNYQLYTSAIGTKVLERLVLENNLYKALDSHEFLLHYQPQINLENGQIVGMEALLRWQSQDLGGLVSPLQFIPLAEETGLISPIGEWVLRTACAQNRAWQLAGLPPLPIAVNLSARQFQNKNLASTIHQILKETGLDSQYLEIEITESIAIQDMNFTIEVLHHLRNQNIQIAMDDFGTGYSSLGALKHLPINKLKIDRVFVRDLVRDSNDAAIIRAIVALGHGLNLKVIAEGVENLEQLQFLKAAKCDAMQGYLFSKPLSAEAATRLYQCQYAGRLTQNSVAFS, encoded by the coding sequence ATGGTTCGTCGCAAAAGCCCGCCTAGCAATCTTAAAACCCTCAATCGAGAAAATCTCCTGAATCGAATTACCACTCGAATTCGACAATCATTAGAACTCCAAGAGATTCTCGACACAACCGCCAGGGAAATTCGTTCCTTCTTAGAAATGGATCGGGTAAAAATTTATCGGTTTTTACCCGATGGTAACGGAGAAGTGATCGCAGAATCGCTCGTCAATGGCGCTTTACCCTCACTTTTAGGATTGTGCTTTCCCGCCAGCGACATTCCGGCCCATGCTCGCGAAATGTTTGTCAAAGTGCGCCAGCGGGTAATTGTGGATGTGGTTTCCGGTCAAAAAACGCTGCACCAACTCGACAACCCCGCCACCGGAGACAGCCTAGCCATCGAAGACGTGCGCTATGCTCCGGTCGATCCCTGCCACATTGAATATTTAACCGCAATGGGCGTTTCTTCATCCCTAGTCGTCCCCATTTTGCACCACAATCAACTCTGGGGTTTGCTGGCGTGTCACCATCGCACCCCCAAAACCCATAGCGAAACCGACCTCAAAATCGTGCAATTGTTGGTCGATCAAGTCTCGATCGCGATCGCCCAAGCCGATCTGCTGGCCCGCACCCGCCAGCAAGCCGAAGATGAAGCCAAAATTAACCAAATTAGCTATCTACTGCACGCGCCGATAGAATCCACCGAGATTCGCCAAACCGTGCTAGAAGAAGCGGTCAAAGTGTTAGAAGGATGCGGCGGACGACTCTACATTACCGCCGATCCCACCGGGAAACCCGCCCAAATCTATACTTGTGGCAGCCAACCGAGTCTGGAAGCCTCCCGCGTCCTAGAAGAGACAGCCTTGTGGCAGGGAATCATTGGTTCAGTCCCTCCCCTTTCCGACTCCCAGGCGTTCGTCAACTATGCCAACGCCTCCAGACTCTCGCACGAGGATTCCGGCTTCCCGCGTTCCCTACTTTTTCCTGATGTCGCCGACGATTTCGATCTGGGGGTTCCCGTAGGTCCTTATTGCTCCTTAACTAACCCCAACACGCTGCACCATCATCTGATTTCTCACCTGCACATTATTAAGGATATAGAGAGCGAACCGCAACTGAAATCGGCCCTTGCAGTGTTTCAGGATACCCACATTCGCTCCTTGTTAATTGTGCCTTTAAGCTATCAGCAACAATGTATTGGCTGTATTAGCATCTTTCGATCCGAAATTGAAACCGAAACCCTGTGGGCGGGGCGTCAAGACTGCGATCGCCGCAACTATCGCCCCCGCGCTTCCTTTGAGGCTTGGCGAGAAACCATCCGAGGACAAGCCAAACCCTGGACGGAAGATGATATCCGCCTAGCGGTGGCCATTGGCATTCACTTATATATGGCCGTGATGCAAAAGCGCGTTGAGGAGATGATTCGCCACCAAGCGTCTCACGATTTACTGACGGGTTTGCCCAACCGCATCCTATTTTGCGATCGCCTTACCCTCTCTCTGGCCCGCATTCAGCGCTACGGGCAAAAGCTAGCGGTCATTTTCCTCGACTTGGATGCCTTTAAGACCATTAACGATACCCTCGGTCATGCTGAGGGCGATCGCCTCCTGAAAAGCGTTTCCCTGCGCCTGAAAAATTGTTTAGGCCCGGACGATCTCGTCGCCCGTTGGGGGGGAGATGAATTTACCATCCTTCTGAGTGCCATTAGTAGTAGCGAAGATGCGGCCAGAATTGCCCAAAAGATTCTCAATAGCCTCAGCACGCCCTTTCAATTTGAAGAAGACCAAACCCACCAAGTCACCTCGCTGCACGTTAAAGCTAGTTTAGGGATTGCGATCGCCCCTTATGATGGCGAAGATGTCGATACGCTCTTAAAAAATGCCGACGCTGCCATGTATCGGGCTAAACAACAGGGGCGCAATAATTACCAGCTTTATACCTCCGCCATTGGGACTAAGGTTCTCGAACGCTTAGTGTTAGAAAATAACTTGTACAAAGCATTAGATAGTCATGAGTTTTTGCTGCACTACCAACCGCAAATTAACCTAGAAAACGGGCAAATTGTGGGAATGGAAGCTTTACTGCGCTGGCAAAGTCAAGATTTGGGCGGACTGGTTTCGCCGTTGCAGTTTATTCCCTTAGCTGAAGAAACGGGATTAATTTCTCCAATTGGCGAATGGGTGTTACGCACAGCCTGCGCTCAAAATCGGGCGTGGCAGCTTGCCGGACTGCCCCCGCTGCCCATTGCCGTTAATCTTTCAGCGCGACAATTTCAGAATAAAAACCTCGCCAGCACCATCCATCAAATCCTCAAAGAAACGGGATTAGACTCGCAATATTTAGAGATTGAAATTACTGAAAGTATCGCGATTCAGGATATGAACTTCACCATTGAAGTGCTGCATCATCTCAGAAATCAAAATATCCAGATTGCAATGGATGATTTTGGGACGGGTTACTCTTCCCTGGGGGCCTTAAAGCATTTGCCCATTAATAAATTGAAAATTGACCGCGTTTTTGTTCGCGATCTGGTCAGAGATTCCAACGATGCCGCCATTATTCGCGCGATCGTTGCCTTGGGGCATGGCTTAAACTTAAAAGTGATTGCTGAAGGGGTAGAAAACTTAGAACAACTCCAGTTTTTGAAGGCTGCTAAATGCGATGCCATGCAAGGCTATCTGTTTAGCAAACCTCTATCGGCTGAGGCTGCAACTCGCCTTTATCAATGCCAATATGCCGGGAGACTAACACAAAATTCAGTAGCCTTTAGCTGA
- a CDS encoding PhzF family phenazine biosynthesis protein yields MAIKLPYAVVDVFAIDKYTGNQLAVFTDASGLSDTQMQAIAKEINYSETTFITAQQPEKGGYNVRIFTPAAELPFAGHPTLGTAYIIRQLMLQSGTQQVNLNLKVGQIPVTFSAQADGEEIVWMRQNPPSFEPPLDAKVLAEVLQISPEDIDSNYPVQSVSTGVPFIIVPLKTLAALKACRVNREKLFPLVETMAAKSILVFSPETYLPENQLSVRVFADYLGIAEDPATGSANGCLAGYLVQHAYFAQSEIEVAVEQGYEIQRPSLLLLKAGKREEGIEVNVGGRVILIARGEFL; encoded by the coding sequence ATGGCAATCAAGCTACCTTATGCGGTTGTCGATGTTTTTGCAATCGACAAGTATACGGGCAATCAACTTGCGGTATTTACTGATGCTTCTGGCTTATCGGATACTCAGATGCAAGCGATCGCCAAAGAAATCAATTATTCAGAAACCACTTTTATTACGGCGCAACAGCCAGAAAAGGGGGGCTATAACGTCAGAATTTTTACCCCCGCCGCCGAACTCCCTTTTGCAGGTCATCCCACCCTAGGAACGGCTTACATTATTCGCCAGCTTATGCTGCAATCTGGCACTCAACAGGTCAATCTCAACCTGAAAGTGGGTCAAATTCCAGTCACTTTTTCAGCCCAAGCGGACGGAGAAGAAATCGTTTGGATGCGTCAAAATCCACCCAGCTTTGAACCCCCGCTTGATGCCAAAGTTCTAGCTGAGGTTTTGCAGATTTCTCCCGAAGACATTGATTCTAACTATCCGGTTCAATCGGTTTCTACAGGCGTTCCTTTTATTATTGTTCCCCTCAAAACCCTCGCAGCCCTCAAAGCTTGTCGGGTGAATCGAGAAAAGCTATTTCCCCTAGTAGAAACAATGGCTGCTAAATCTATTTTGGTCTTTTCTCCTGAAACCTATTTGCCGGAAAATCAACTCAGCGTTCGGGTTTTTGCCGACTACTTGGGCATCGCTGAAGATCCAGCCACCGGCAGCGCTAATGGCTGTTTGGCAGGGTATCTGGTGCAACACGCTTATTTTGCCCAATCAGAAATTGAAGTGGCTGTAGAACAGGGGTATGAAATTCAACGTCCCTCTCTGTTGTTGCTCAAAGCCGGGAAGCGCGAAGAAGGGATTGAAGTGAATGTTGGCGGCCGAGTGATTCTGATTGCACGCGGAGAATTTCTCTAA
- a CDS encoding helix-turn-helix transcriptional regulator: MTFSAALLSPKVVAGFHALSDPLRLQVLELLRSQELCVCELCEQLQVPQSKLSFHLKALKEAELVRPRQEGRWIYYSLNLPQFAVLEQYLAEYRRFCEIIPARPCNE; the protein is encoded by the coding sequence ATGACATTTTCTGCTGCTTTACTCTCTCCCAAAGTTGTTGCCGGGTTCCATGCCCTTTCCGATCCCTTGCGGTTGCAGGTTTTGGAACTGCTGCGATCGCAAGAACTCTGCGTTTGCGAACTGTGCGAACAACTCCAGGTTCCCCAGTCCAAACTCTCCTTTCATCTCAAAGCCCTCAAAGAAGCAGAACTCGTCCGCCCGCGCCAAGAAGGACGATGGATTTATTACAGCCTCAATCTCCCTCAATTCGCCGTTTTAGAGCAATATCTAGCCGAATATCGCCGCTTTTGCGAAATCATCCCCGCCCGTCCTTGCAACGAGTAG
- the arsC gene encoding arsenate reductase, glutathione/glutaredoxin type, with translation MKKVMFVCKKNSRRSQMAEGFAKTLGEGKIAVSSSGLDKSQVDPMTVEAMSEVGIDISNQTSKPLSDFNPEDYDAVISLCGCGVNLPEDWLVREVFEDWQLQDPEGESMEVYRTVRAQVKERVEKLIADLT, from the coding sequence ATGAAAAAAGTCATGTTCGTTTGCAAGAAAAACTCGCGCCGTTCCCAAATGGCGGAGGGGTTTGCTAAAACCTTGGGAGAGGGAAAAATTGCTGTCAGCAGTTCCGGCTTAGACAAAAGTCAAGTCGATCCCATGACAGTAGAAGCGATGTCAGAAGTGGGGATTGATATTAGCAACCAAACCTCTAAACCCCTCAGCGACTTTAACCCCGAAGACTACGACGCAGTGATTTCTCTATGCGGTTGTGGTGTCAACTTACCGGAAGATTGGCTAGTGCGCGAAGTCTTTGAAGACTGGCAACTCCAAGATCCCGAAGGCGAATCGATGGAAGTCTACCGCACGGTTCGCGCCCAAGTCAAAGAACGGGTAGAAAAGCTAATTGCCGATTTAACCTAG
- the rbsK gene encoding ribokinase, protein MILVFGSINLDLVTQVQRLPQAGETLSGQAFFTVPGGKGANQAVAAARLGIPTQMVGRVGGDRFGAELLAGLQTAGVNTEGVEVDASTHSGVAVIAVDAQGENTITIVAGANGRLDNRDVLRLKSHLPQASALLLQLEIPLPVVVQAAQAAQAVRVPVILDPAPVPAQFPPELYPLVKILTPNEVEASQLVGFPVNSPETAAQAATLLRQRGVENVIIKLGRQGAYCATPQEAWMMPAFEVEVVDTVAAGDAFNGALAAALDLGLSLKEAIAWGIANGSLSTTQAGAQSSLPDRYSLKEFLLAQGISSGVDSLS, encoded by the coding sequence ATGATTCTTGTTTTTGGTAGCATTAACCTCGATTTGGTGACTCAAGTTCAGCGGTTGCCCCAAGCAGGCGAAACCCTGTCAGGACAAGCTTTTTTTACCGTACCGGGCGGTAAAGGGGCCAACCAAGCCGTAGCCGCCGCCCGTTTGGGTATCCCAACGCAAATGGTGGGTCGAGTCGGGGGCGATCGCTTTGGGGCAGAATTATTAGCAGGGTTGCAAACCGCAGGCGTCAACACTGAAGGGGTTGAAGTTGATGCCTCTACCCATTCTGGCGTCGCCGTTATTGCCGTCGATGCCCAGGGCGAGAATACAATTACAATTGTCGCCGGGGCAAACGGCCGTTTAGACAACCGCGACGTGTTGCGCCTCAAAAGCCACCTGCCGCAAGCCTCAGCCCTGTTATTACAACTAGAAATACCCCTCCCCGTAGTGGTACAAGCCGCCCAAGCTGCCCAAGCGGTTAGGGTTCCTGTCATTCTCGATCCGGCCCCAGTTCCAGCCCAGTTTCCCCCAGAACTCTATCCCCTAGTCAAAATTTTGACGCCTAACGAAGTGGAAGCCAGCCAACTCGTCGGTTTCCCCGTCAACAGTCCAGAAACCGCCGCCCAAGCCGCTACCCTCCTCAGACAGCGGGGGGTGGAAAACGTCATCATTAAGCTAGGGCGTCAAGGCGCTTACTGTGCAACCCCTCAAGAAGCCTGGATGATGCCCGCCTTTGAGGTTGAAGTGGTGGATACCGTGGCGGCTGGAGATGCCTTTAATGGGGCGTTAGCGGCTGCTCTGGATTTGGGTTTATCCTTAAAAGAGGCGATCGCGTGGGGCATAGCCAATGGCAGCCTATCCACCACCCAAGCCGGGGCGCAATCTTCCTTACCGGATCGGTACAGCTTAAAAGAGTTTTTGCTCGCCCAAGGCATTTCTTCCGGTGTGGATTCTCTAAGTTAA
- the arsB gene encoding ACR3 family arsenite efflux transporter, with protein MSSQSSPPSAKRVQAGNRLSFFEKYLTVWVFLCIIAGIVLGRLLPGIAVALDAMSIYQVSIPIAICLFFMMYPIMVKIDFTQATHALRTPRPVILTLVVNWLIKPFTMVAIAQFFLGWLFRPLLTGTELIRGAEVSLANSYIAGTILLGIAPCTAMVLMWGYLCYGNQGHTLVMVAVNSLAMLFLYAPLGRWLLAANDLTVPWQTIVLSVLVYVGLPLAAGMFSRYWIFKHKGKEWFETRFLKYLSPIAISALLLTLILLFAFKGDLIVENPLHILLIAVPLFIQTNLIFGLAYVIAWKFKMSYEDAAPAALIGASNHFEVAIATAVTLFGLNSGAALATVVGVLIEVPVMLMLVEFCKRTAFWFPREPEKASLFDPRCVSSFK; from the coding sequence ATGAGTTCCCAGTCATCGCCCCCATCGGCTAAACGCGTTCAAGCCGGAAATCGTTTAAGTTTTTTTGAAAAATACCTCACCGTTTGGGTATTTTTGTGCATTATTGCCGGCATCGTCTTAGGGCGGTTGTTACCGGGAATTGCCGTCGCCTTGGATGCGATGAGTATTTATCAAGTCTCTATACCCATCGCCATTTGTCTGTTTTTCATGATGTATCCCATCATGGTCAAAATTGACTTTACCCAGGCAACCCATGCCCTCCGCACCCCTAGACCTGTTATTCTCACCCTAGTGGTGAACTGGTTGATCAAGCCGTTCACAATGGTGGCGATCGCTCAATTCTTCCTCGGTTGGCTGTTTCGTCCTTTGCTGACAGGTACAGAACTAATCCGAGGTGCAGAAGTTAGCCTTGCCAATTCCTATATTGCAGGGACGATCCTGCTAGGGATTGCACCTTGTACGGCAATGGTCTTAATGTGGGGCTACCTCTGCTATGGCAACCAAGGCCACACCTTAGTCATGGTGGCTGTAAACTCCCTAGCCATGCTGTTTCTGTATGCCCCTTTAGGGCGGTGGTTGCTAGCTGCCAACGATCTAACCGTACCTTGGCAAACCATTGTTTTATCAGTCTTGGTTTATGTTGGGTTGCCACTAGCCGCCGGGATGTTCAGCCGCTACTGGATTTTTAAGCATAAAGGGAAAGAATGGTTTGAAACCCGCTTTCTCAAATACCTTAGCCCAATTGCAATTTCAGCGCTGTTACTCACCCTGATTCTGCTGTTTGCGTTCAAAGGCGATTTAATTGTAGAAAATCCCCTGCATATCCTCTTAATTGCCGTTCCCCTGTTTATTCAAACCAATCTGATCTTTGGTTTGGCGTATGTTATCGCCTGGAAATTCAAGATGTCTTACGAAGATGCAGCACCCGCCGCATTAATTGGGGCTAGCAATCATTTTGAAGTTGCGATCGCCACTGCTGTCACCCTCTTTGGACTGAATTCAGGTGCAGCGTTAGCTACCGTTGTCGGGGTATTAATTGAAGTCCCCGTGATGTTGATGTTAGTGGAATTTTGCAAGCGTACTGCTTTCTGGTTCCCCAGAGAACCGGAAAAAGCCTCCCTATTCGATCCGCGTTGTGTCAGTTCATTCAAATAA